In Chitinophagaceae bacterium, the DNA window GTGCTGATTTCGAATCACGTTCCTTACGGTTCATTTATCGTAGTGAAGGAAGGTGATAAGGTGACCAAGGGCAAAACCATCTGCACCTGGGATCCTTACAATGCAGTTATTCTTTCTGAGTTGAAAGGACAGATTGAATTCGATAACATCATCGAAGGCATTACTTTCCGTGAAGAAATGGATGAGCAAACTGGTCATAAAGAGAAAGTAATTATTGAAACGCGCGATAAGACGAAAATTCCAACTATTAAAGTTATTGGTAAGAACAAAGAGCATAAATCTTATAACATTCCGGTTGGATCACATATCAATGTAGAAGAAGGAGAAGATGTGGAAGGTGGAATGATACTCGTGAAAATTCCAAGAACGCTTGCGAAACTTCGCGGTGATATCACAGGTGGTCTTCCACGTGTAACAGAATTATTTGAAGCGAGAAATCCTTCGAATCCTGCTGTTGTAAGTGAAATTGACGGCGTTGTTTCTTTCGGAGCTGTTAAGCGTGGTAACCGTGAAATCATCATCGAATCAAGAGATGCTGATCAACGTAAATATCTCGTACCATTGTCTAAATTGTTCCTTGTTGCGGAGGGTGACTACGTAAAGGCCGGTCAGCCATTGTCAGAAGGAGCGATAACACCCAATGATATTCTTGCCATCAAAGGACCAAATGCAGTGCAGGAATACATGGTGAATGAAATTCAGGAAGTATATCGTTTACAAGGTGTGAAAATTAATGACAAGCACATTGAAACGATCGTTCGTCAAATGATGCGCAAGGTGCACATCGAAGATCCGGGAGATACACGTTTCCTCGAAGGAGAAGGTGCAGACAAGTTTGAGTTCCTGATAGAGAATGAGGAAATATTTGACAAGAAGGTGGTGACAGAAGCAGGTGCTTCACAAAACCTGAAAGTGGGACAGATCGTAACACTTCGTCAGATTCGTGAAGAGAATTCGATGCTGAAACGCCAGGATAAACCGATCGTGGAATTCCGCACTGCAATGCCTGCAACTTCAAGTCCGTTGCTGATGGGTATAACACGTGCATCTTTAGGAACGAAGAGTTGGATTTCAGCAGCGTCATTCCAGGAAACTACTAAAGTGCTTAGCTCGGCATCTATCAATGCGAAAGTGGATGTGCTTGGCGGGTTGAAAGAAAACGTAATCATCGGTCACCTCATTCCTGCAGGTACAGGTTTGCGCGATTACGAAAACATAGTTGTGGGTTCACAGGATGAATACGATAAACTCGTGGCTTCCAAACGAGAACTGATGGGCGAGGTTCCCAGTCTTGATGAATGATATTCTAAAATGTAAATGAGTCAGATAATTTCAGAGCCGCCCTTGTAAACCGGGGCGGCTTTTTTCTTTTAACTTTGAAGCAAATAAATAATCAAAATGGATCCCAAAGACAAACAACAAACGCAAAATCAAATCAATATTGAGCTGAGTGAAGAAACCGCCGATGGTATTTACTCCAACCTCGCCATCATTCAACATTCCAATCAGGAATTCGTACTTGATTTTATTAAAGTGATGCCTGGTGTTCCCAAAGCGAAAGTAAAAGCTCGTATCGTCCTCACACCGCAACATGCAAAACGTTTCATGCGTG includes these proteins:
- a CDS encoding DUF3467 domain-containing protein, producing MDPKDKQQTQNQINIELSEETADGIYSNLAIIQHSNQEFVLDFIKVMPGVPKAKVKARIVLTPQHAKRFMRAMADNLRKFESMYGEIQEAEDIKIPMNFGPSIAQA